The DNA window TACGCTACGTGTCCGCCTTTTTACGACGACATCGAACTTCCGACTTGCCTCAACCATAAAGAAGCTACTTCGTCCAACTTGACCTCATCTCCGAGCGATCCCGCAATCATGGCCGACTCTGCCAACGCCCCGAAGCCCAGCAGCAGCGTCAAGTTGGTGCTTCTTGGTGAAGCCGCCGTCGGAAAGGTGCGCTTGAATAACCACATGCTGCGAAAGCATCTCCTGGTATACTAATTGAGCTGATAGTCGTCTCTCGTTTTGCGCTTCGTTAACAACGACTTCCAAGAAAACAAGGAGCCCACTATTGGTGGTATGTATCTTGGACCTCCCCAGTCCTTCTATTACGTCGCTCACAGTTGCGTCAACAGCCGCTTTCTTGACCCAAAAATGTAATCTTCCCACAAGGACAATCAAGTTTGAGATTTGGGATACCGCCGGCCAGGAGCGCTTCGCCTCACTGGCTCCAATGTACTACCGAAATGCTCAGGCCGCTCTCGTCGTTTATGATCTCACCAAACCTACATCCCTGATTAAAGCCAAGCACTGGGTCGCAGAGTTGCAGCGCCAAGCATCTCCCGGCATCGTTATCGCACTGGTTGGCAACAAGTTGGATCTTACGGGTGACTCtggcgctgctgctgatggtgaagatggtgaggaaGGTGACGACTCTGGCGACGCACGCAAGGTTCCAACAGAAGAGGCTCAGGCATACGCGGAAGAGGAAGGTTTACTATTCTTTGAGACCAGTGCCAAGAGCGGGCATAACGTCACCGAGGTTTTCACAGCCATCGCAAACGCCATACCCGAGACGTCATTGAAGAGTGCCAGAGGAGCTGGCGCATCGAATGCTGCCAGCCGGGCAGGCGAGGAGCAAAGAGTGAATCTGGGTGGTCCCAAGGATGTTGGCGCTAAGGACAGCTGTGCTTGCTAGACGTCGTCGAGTGGTTTATGGGTCAATGAGGGtgagaggatgagaggatgagaggatgaATTGGAGGTGCACACGACAATTTATTTTGTTGCGCGTTATGCTGCCCTTTTCCTGCGAACCGTTTGCTTGGGATTGATACTGAGGAGAGCATGGGGGTTGACTCTGcggttttttatatttcttttcctGTTACTACCTAGCTGAGTTTTTTTTTCGTTGCGGCATGTATGGACAATTCGTGGTCTTGTCTATCTCTTTCTCGTAATAGCAAAACTGATGGACTGAGCATATATCACTTTCAAAAGGGCCTGGGAAAGAGTTTCTGTATCAGGAACTACTACTAAGGTGCCTGTGTACCTTTTGTATGCTCTTATGTGTGCTCTACCTAACAATATCAGTCGCTAGCCTAACCCAAACAATGACTCATTAATCGGTTTTCACTTATTCAAGTCCTCTGCAAACACAGTAAATTAAGTCTCTATGATTCAGTATTATTATTGTATCTGAGCGCTTTGTTAGTAGTTATCGATTATTTCAGCTCATCTCACGTCTCAGTATGGGTTGCGATAATTACTCGACCAATCCGCAATTCAGCACTCTTTGTGATCCGGTCTTTGCCCGTTAGCCCACTAAATcctatcctcctccttgataTGTACAAGTATTCGATACTTATTCATTTCTTACTACTATGGTCACGTACCAGGCAGGCATATCAATGATCTTATTGGTCATCACGTGATCATTATCGGATTATGCCGCCTCTACGTGTTGGGCTTGGCGTGTGCCTGTGACCCACTCCTTTTTACACGATTTTGAACCTCATCAGAGCCCTTGAGCAGCCCAGTTGCTGTTGGCCTTTGCGTCAGAAGCAAACAGGTCTAGCTTCTCTCTTTATACTAatcattttcttttcttcactGTTCTTTGACCGAGTTGAATTACTGCATAAGTATCTACCTTTACTTAGCTCACCTAGTAATTCCCTAACGTCGCGCCAATTGATCACAGTGACTGTGATTTCGTTGCACCAGGACCATTGAAAAGGATCGGCCTTGCTGCATATCTGCCTGAGCAaaacctcttcctcctctgctctcctcttgtctttctcCCATCATTTCTTACAACACTCGACCTTCCCATGACGCTTCTTCTGCTATCTTAGGCTCTGTCCTTGGTTTGGGGGCTGCTTCGTCACAGATCAGCAACACTTCGCCATGGCATCAACGATCACGGAAGCTCAGGCGGAGCTGGTTCGGTATGTTACACAGCCTTGAAAGACCGCGCCAACGCGCAAGCTAATGCCCCTTTTGCAGGTCACTTGCGCCCGACGATATTCCAATCAAGCTGCGATGCGCGATCTGTAGTAAGCTCGCGGTCAACGCCTACCGTCTTCCTTGTTGCGAACAGGCAATATGCGAATCATGTACGCGATTGGTCCCTACAAGCTCGCCCACTACATCCTCGTGCTAACACTGCGTCAAGGTCAATCCAATCTACCCGCGTCGTGTCCTGTTTGCGAACACTCACCCTTGTCCGCCGAGGACTGCAATCCCAACAAATCATTGAGAACCACAATCAGGGTCTTCCTGCGCACT is part of the Fusarium fujikuroi IMI 58289 draft genome, chromosome FFUJ_chr07 genome and encodes:
- a CDS encoding probable VPS21-GTP-binding protein; protein product: MADSANAPKPSSSVKLVLLGEAAVGKSSLVLRFVNNDFQENKEPTIGAAFLTQKCNLPTRTIKFEIWDTAGQERFASLAPMYYRNAQAALVVYDLTKPTSLIKAKHWVAELQRQASPGIVIALVGNKLDLTGDSGAAADGEDGEEGDDSGDARKVPTEEAQAYAEEEGLLFFETSAKSGHNVTEVFTAIANAIPETSLKSARGAGASNAASRAGEEQRVNLGGPKDVGAKDSCAC